In Alosa alosa isolate M-15738 ecotype Scorff River chromosome 19, AALO_Geno_1.1, whole genome shotgun sequence, a genomic segment contains:
- the pomca gene encoding proopiomelanocortin a: protein MLKELKTLCPVWPLAVAVLCILTMEVSSQCWESSHCQDLSTEENMLECIQLCRSDLTAETPVYPGEGHLQPPEPEETDADSLPTLNLAAAGSPEESSPEVKQAFPRQEEKRSYSMGHFRWGKPVGRKRRPIKVYPNGVEEESAEVLPGEMRRSAAAVNDVDYGAVGGEAEEKAALAGLLQQKKDGSYKMNHFRWSGPPASKRYGGFMKSWDERSQKPLLTLFKNVINKDGQQKKSQ, encoded by the exons ATGTTGAAAGAACTAAAGACGCTGTGTCCTGTATGGCCCTTGGCTGTGGCGGTGCTGTGCATACTCACTATGGAAGTCAGCAGTCAATGCTGGGAGAGCTCCCACTGCCAAGACCTTAGCACAGAGGAGAACATGTTG GAGTGCATTCAGCTGTGTAGGTCAGACCTCACAGCTGAGACCCCAGTGTACCCTGGCGAGGGCCACCTCCAACCACCAGAGCCTGAGGAGACTGACGCAGACTCCTTGCCCACCCTCAACCTTGCTGCCGCGGGCTCCCCCGAGGAGTCATCCCCCGAGGTGAAGCAGGCCTTCCCCAGGCAGGAGGAAAAGCGTTCCTACTCCATGGGTCACTTCCGCTGGGGCAAGCCGGTGGGCCGCAAGCGCCGGCCCATCAAGGTATACCCCAACGGCGTGGAAGAGGAGTCGGCCGAGGTGTTGCCGGGGGAGATGCGGCGCTCGGCGGCGGCGGTCAACGACGTGGACTACGGAGCGGTGGGTGGCGAGGCGGAGGAGAAGGCAGCGCTGGCCGGGCTGCTCCAGCAGAAGAAAGACGGCTCGTACAAGATGAACCACTTCAGGTGGAGCGGGCCACCGGCCAGCAAGCGCTACGGCGGCTTCATGAAGTCGTGGGACGAGAGGAGCCAGAAGCCCCTCCTCACGCTCTTTAAGAACGTCATCAACAAGGATGGACAACAGAAGAAAAGTCAGTAA